From a single Gammaproteobacteria bacterium genomic region:
- a CDS encoding ATP-binding protein, with protein MNELEGPHPLHRASARIGGLSKRFEPLHRVPRSLRTGLAAAAVCTAAVGVALAIGLTVQHFLAVPNVLLVFLPVVLFAAVRYGFVASSLTSLLSVAATSYFSDPAYSFELSDRGNLWALLMFMLVAAYTSNLAAKIQQRAAAERRHSRLIEQLYQLSSRLAALSGVDELAVEAAKQVHSMLRADAVVLTHENGALRPRSPSALIPPGELLAATWCYEQGRPAGSGTPVFSGASHRYLPLDTGRGTVGVLGLRRSKSDPPLTADETRLLEALCHQVAMSLDRAKLADEMHSAMMLAETEKLRTALLTSISHDLKTPLASILGNVSSLRQYWPLYDEATRAEMLANAEDETLRLGQFVENLLQMTRIDAGALRPNIEDVDVSDLIGSALQRTEKQTAGHVVRTELPEELPMVPLDFVLAEHVLVNLLDNAAKYSPQGSPIEVAVADDGDELRLTVTDCGPGIPEEDLERIFERFFRARVADHRRAGAGLGLAICKGFVEAMGGKISARNRTDRSGAVFTVAVAKTRGERRR; from the coding sequence ATGAACGAGCTGGAAGGTCCTCACCCGCTCCACCGGGCAAGTGCCCGGATCGGGGGCCTGTCGAAGCGCTTCGAGCCGCTCCACCGGGTGCCCAGGTCGCTGCGGACCGGCCTTGCCGCGGCGGCCGTCTGCACCGCGGCGGTCGGGGTCGCCCTCGCCATCGGGCTGACGGTACAGCATTTTCTCGCCGTGCCGAACGTCCTGCTGGTTTTCCTGCCGGTCGTGCTGTTCGCCGCCGTCCGCTACGGCTTCGTCGCGTCCTCGCTCACGTCCTTGCTGAGCGTCGCGGCGACGAGCTACTTCAGCGACCCGGCGTATTCCTTCGAGCTCTCCGACCGGGGGAACCTCTGGGCGCTGCTGATGTTCATGCTCGTGGCCGCCTACACGAGCAATCTGGCCGCCAAGATTCAGCAGCGGGCCGCCGCCGAGCGCCGCCACAGCAGGCTGATCGAGCAGCTCTACCAGCTCAGCTCGCGCCTCGCCGCGCTGTCGGGGGTCGACGAGCTGGCCGTCGAGGCCGCGAAGCAGGTCCACTCGATGCTTCGCGCGGATGCGGTCGTGTTGACGCACGAGAACGGCGCGCTCAGGCCGCGCTCGCCGTCGGCTCTCATCCCGCCCGGCGAGCTGCTCGCCGCCACCTGGTGCTACGAGCAGGGGCGGCCGGCCGGATCGGGCACGCCGGTGTTCAGCGGCGCCTCGCACCGGTACCTGCCGCTCGACACCGGCCGCGGCACGGTCGGGGTGCTCGGATTGCGGCGCAGCAAGAGCGATCCCCCGCTCACGGCGGACGAGACGCGCCTGCTCGAGGCGCTGTGCCACCAGGTGGCCATGAGCCTCGACCGCGCGAAGCTCGCGGACGAGATGCATTCGGCGATGATGCTCGCGGAGACCGAGAAGCTGCGCACGGCGCTCCTCACGTCCATTTCCCACGACCTGAAGACGCCGCTCGCGTCGATCCTCGGCAACGTCAGCAGCCTCCGGCAGTACTGGCCCCTGTACGACGAGGCCACGCGGGCGGAGATGCTGGCCAATGCGGAGGACGAGACGCTGCGGCTCGGCCAGTTCGTCGAGAACCTGCTTCAAATGACGCGGATCGACGCCGGCGCCCTGCGGCCGAACATCGAGGACGTCGACGTCTCGGACCTGATCGGCTCCGCGCTCCAGCGAACGGAGAAGCAGACCGCGGGCCACGTCGTGCGCACGGAGCTGCCCGAGGAGCTGCCGATGGTTCCGCTCGACTTCGTGCTCGCCGAGCACGTCCTCGTGAACCTGCTCGACAACGCGGCGAAGTACTCGCCGCAGGGCTCGCCGATCGAGGTCGCCGTCGCCGACGACGGCGACGAGCTGCGCCTCACCGTCACCGACTGCGGCCCGGGCATCCCGGAGGAGGATCTCGAGCGCATCTTCGAGCGCTTCTTCCGCGCGCGCGTCGCGGACCATCGCCGGGCGGGCGCCGGGCTGGGGCTTGCGATCTGCAAGGGGTTCGTCGAGGCCATGGGCGGGAAGATCAGCGCCCGAAATCGGACGGACCGCAGCGGCGCCGTCTTCACCGTGGCCGTGGCGAAAACCCGGGGCGAGAGGCGTCGATGA
- a CDS encoding response regulator transcription factor, whose product MTAAGDIRVLIIEDDPAIQRFLRNTLRVQHYDVREAESGGEGLSLARQLNPEIVILDLGLPDMDGMDVIRRIREFSRMPIVVLSSRNDEAGKVEALDLGADDYVSKPFGVQELMARLRTAVRHRFAAEGSAPIFTSGGLVVDLTRRLVTVEGREVKLSRKEYDILRELVIHAGKVLTHRHLLRVAWGSETGADVQYLRVYIRQIRQKLERSTEQPRYVLTEPGVGYRLQVLD is encoded by the coding sequence ATGACCGCCGCGGGCGACATTCGCGTCCTGATCATCGAGGACGACCCGGCGATCCAGCGGTTCCTGCGCAACACGCTGCGCGTGCAGCACTACGACGTGCGCGAGGCGGAAAGCGGCGGAGAAGGGCTGTCGTTGGCCCGGCAGCTGAATCCGGAAATCGTGATTCTCGACCTCGGGCTGCCGGACATGGACGGCATGGACGTGATCAGGCGCATCCGCGAGTTCTCGAGAATGCCGATCGTCGTGCTCTCGAGCCGCAACGACGAAGCGGGGAAAGTCGAGGCGCTCGACCTCGGCGCCGACGACTACGTGTCGAAGCCGTTCGGCGTGCAGGAGCTGATGGCACGGCTGCGCACGGCGGTACGCCATCGCTTCGCGGCCGAAGGCAGCGCGCCGATCTTCACGAGCGGCGGGCTGGTCGTCGACCTGACCCGGCGGCTCGTGACGGTCGAAGGCCGCGAGGTGAAGCTCTCGAGAAAGGAGTACGACATCCTTCGCGAGCTCGTGATCCACGCCGGCAAGGTGCTGACGCACCGTCACCTGCTGCGCGTCGCGTGGGGCAGCGAGACGGGCGCGGACGTGCAGTATCTGCGCGTCTACATTCGCCAGATCCGGCAGAAGCTCGAGCGCTCCACCGAGCAGCCGCGGTACGTGCTGACCGAGCCGGGCGTCGGCTATCGCCTCCAGGTTCTGGACTGA
- a CDS encoding DUF3450 domain-containing protein, which produces MIAFSSHFAGRHARRLGQPPSRRAAIALTVAAAVALVGPVWAQVDRVLTAQAEVDRAAAESQERIDSIRERTLDAASRYAQATAEAESLEKYNEQLAAQVQSQEEEIASIERQLLEIETTNREIQPLMEQMVAALEQFVALDVPFLLRERQARVQNLKNLLARADVPISEKYRLILEAYQIELEYGNTLEAYEGRLGDGPDARTVEFVKVGRVSLMYRTLDGSETGYWDARQREWVVDDSYAERVEQALRVANGDIAPELLIVPVPAPQEAQS; this is translated from the coding sequence ATGATTGCGTTCAGTTCGCACTTCGCGGGGCGACATGCACGACGTCTCGGTCAGCCGCCGTCGCGACGGGCGGCGATCGCATTGACGGTGGCGGCGGCGGTCGCGCTTGTCGGGCCCGTCTGGGCCCAGGTCGATCGCGTGCTCACTGCTCAGGCGGAAGTTGACCGCGCAGCGGCCGAGTCTCAAGAGCGCATCGACTCGATCCGCGAGCGCACGCTTGATGCGGCCTCACGTTATGCGCAGGCGACGGCGGAGGCGGAGAGCCTCGAGAAATACAACGAGCAGCTGGCCGCTCAGGTCCAGTCTCAAGAAGAGGAGATCGCTTCCATCGAGCGGCAGCTCCTCGAGATCGAGACCACGAACCGGGAGATCCAGCCGCTGATGGAGCAGATGGTCGCCGCGCTCGAGCAGTTCGTGGCGCTCGACGTGCCGTTTCTGCTCAGGGAACGCCAGGCTCGCGTGCAGAACCTGAAGAACCTCCTGGCGCGCGCCGATGTCCCGATCTCGGAGAAGTATCGCTTGATTCTCGAGGCCTATCAGATCGAGCTCGAGTATGGCAATACCCTCGAGGCCTATGAAGGGCGGTTGGGCGACGGGCCCGACGCGCGTACGGTCGAGTTCGTCAAGGTCGGGCGTGTCTCATTGATGTATCGCACGCTCGATGGATCGGAGACCGGCTATTGGGATGCACGGCAAAGGGAGTGGGTCGTGGACGACAGCTATGCGGAGAGGGTGGAGCAGGCGCTGCGCGTCGCGAACGGCGACATTGCGCCCGAGCTCCTGATCGTGCCGGTCCCGGCCCCGCAGGAGGCGCAGTCATGA
- a CDS encoding APC family permease encodes MNDSGKTVGAAAPQLARRVGLLSLIVYGVGDMVGSGIYGTIGVAAGRMGNAVWIAFIGSMIAAMLTGLSYASLASRYPHAGGAAYIVHRAYRGAFLAYVVGLAVAASGLTSMATSSNVFATTLATFLDGVPLLSATEPWMALLAFIGAVAFVNFIGIRESILANWVCTAVEVSGLVFVIAVGIRFWGSVDYLATPPSPAGGGAGALDLSLVASGAVLTFFSFVGFEDMLNVAEEVKEPERTMPRGIVIAVAVTAILYLAVAVTAVSVVHYADLADASRGAPLQQITARAAPWLPEWVFAFVTLFAVANTVLINYIMGSRLLYGMAKQRLLPAPLARVHARARTPHLAILTLLVLVVALAAIGNISQLASATSLLLLFVFCLVNAALIVLKLRANEPRSRFEVPIAVPALGVLACGGLVVARIARMINDPTESWVGAAVAAGLIAVIVALYYWLRPSGVPETLPEPD; translated from the coding sequence ATGAACGATTCCGGAAAGACCGTCGGCGCGGCCGCGCCGCAGCTCGCGCGCAGGGTGGGGCTTCTGAGCCTGATCGTCTACGGCGTCGGCGACATGGTCGGCTCGGGCATCTACGGCACGATCGGCGTCGCGGCCGGGAGGATGGGCAACGCGGTGTGGATCGCGTTCATCGGCTCGATGATCGCGGCCATGCTCACCGGTCTTTCCTATGCGTCGCTCGCGTCGCGGTATCCCCACGCGGGCGGTGCCGCGTACATCGTCCACCGCGCCTACCGCGGGGCGTTTCTCGCGTATGTGGTCGGCCTCGCGGTCGCCGCATCCGGCCTGACGTCCATGGCGACCAGCAGCAACGTCTTCGCGACGACGCTCGCGACGTTCCTGGACGGCGTGCCGCTCCTGTCGGCGACCGAGCCGTGGATGGCGCTGCTCGCGTTCATCGGTGCCGTCGCTTTCGTCAACTTCATCGGGATCCGCGAATCGATCCTCGCGAACTGGGTCTGCACGGCCGTCGAGGTCTCGGGCCTCGTCTTCGTGATCGCCGTCGGCATCCGTTTCTGGGGAAGCGTCGACTATCTCGCGACGCCGCCGTCTCCAGCCGGCGGAGGCGCCGGCGCGCTGGACCTCTCGCTCGTCGCGTCCGGGGCGGTCCTCACTTTCTTTTCGTTCGTCGGCTTCGAGGACATGCTGAACGTCGCCGAGGAGGTGAAGGAGCCGGAGCGTACGATGCCTCGCGGCATCGTGATCGCCGTCGCCGTCACGGCGATCTTGTATCTCGCGGTCGCGGTCACCGCCGTCTCGGTCGTCCATTACGCGGACCTCGCGGACGCGAGCCGCGGCGCGCCGCTTCAGCAGATCACGGCCCGTGCGGCGCCATGGCTGCCCGAGTGGGTCTTCGCGTTCGTCACGCTCTTCGCGGTAGCGAATACCGTGCTGATCAACTACATCATGGGCTCGCGCCTGCTCTACGGCATGGCGAAGCAGCGCCTCCTGCCGGCCCCGCTCGCGCGCGTGCATGCCCGCGCGCGTACGCCGCACCTGGCGATTCTGACGCTGCTCGTGCTCGTCGTGGCGCTCGCCGCGATCGGCAACATCTCCCAGCTCGCATCGGCCACGAGCCTGCTGCTGCTCTTCGTCTTCTGCCTCGTGAACGCTGCGCTGATCGTGTTGAAGCTTCGGGCGAACGAGCCTCGGAGCAGGTTCGAGGTACCGATCGCCGTGCCGGCGCTCGGCGTGCTCGCCTGCGGCGGGCTCGTCGTCGCCCGGATCGCGCGCATGATCAACGACCCCACCGAGAGCTGGGTCGGCGCCGCCGTGGCGGCCGGGCTGATCGCCGTGATCGTGGCGCTCTACTACTGGCTGCGCCCGAGCGGCGTGCCGGAAACGCTGCCCGAGCCGGACTGA
- a CDS encoding 5-methyltetrahydropteroyltriglutamate--homocysteine S-methyltransferase, producing MNGSSPHPPYRADHVGSLLRPAAVKRARADLAAGRIDRERLREIENECIAAVVRKQRDLGLRACTDGELRRSWWHFDFLAGLDGVELTHGRKQIRFHGIETKSENIAVTGRVRFSSHPMLADFAYLHEVAGTAAKLTLPGPPVLHFRGGRESIDSEVYPDLDAFFEDTTAAYRKVLAAFYDAGCRYLQFDDTVWGYLCSEKERAESRARGDDPGRLPAIYADMINRVLADKPPDMFVTTHVCRGNFRSSWISEGGYEPVAETLLAGIDYDGYFLEYDTERAGGFEPLRFLPKGRKRVVLGLVTTKSGRLESAAAIARRIDEAARFAPLEQLCVSPQCGFASTEEGNLLTEDEQWRKLELVVDVARRVWADA from the coding sequence ATGAACGGGTCTTCACCGCACCCGCCCTATCGAGCCGACCATGTCGGCAGTCTGCTCCGGCCGGCCGCGGTCAAACGGGCGCGCGCGGATCTTGCCGCCGGCAGGATCGACCGCGAGCGCCTGCGGGAAATCGAGAACGAGTGCATCGCGGCCGTAGTCCGCAAGCAGCGCGACCTCGGCCTCCGCGCCTGCACCGACGGCGAGCTCCGCAGGTCGTGGTGGCACTTCGACTTCCTCGCGGGCCTCGACGGCGTCGAGCTGACGCACGGCAGGAAGCAGATCCGTTTTCACGGCATCGAGACGAAGAGCGAGAACATCGCCGTCACCGGCCGCGTCCGCTTCTCGTCGCACCCGATGCTCGCCGACTTCGCGTACCTGCACGAGGTCGCGGGCACCGCGGCGAAGCTCACGCTGCCCGGTCCGCCGGTCCTGCACTTCCGCGGCGGCAGAGAATCGATCGACTCCGAGGTCTATCCCGACCTCGATGCGTTCTTCGAGGATACGACCGCGGCCTACCGCAAGGTGCTCGCCGCCTTTTACGACGCCGGCTGCCGCTACCTGCAGTTCGACGACACCGTCTGGGGGTACCTCTGCTCGGAGAAGGAGCGGGCCGAGTCCAGGGCCCGCGGCGACGATCCGGGGCGCCTGCCGGCGATCTACGCCGACATGATCAACCGCGTGCTCGCCGACAAGCCGCCGGACATGTTCGTCACCACGCACGTCTGCCGCGGCAACTTTCGCTCGAGCTGGATCTCCGAAGGCGGCTACGAGCCGGTCGCCGAGACGCTGCTCGCCGGCATCGACTACGACGGGTACTTTCTCGAGTACGACACCGAGCGGGCGGGCGGTTTCGAGCCGCTGCGCTTCCTGCCGAAGGGGCGCAAGCGCGTCGTGCTCGGCCTCGTCACGACGAAGTCCGGGCGCCTCGAGTCCGCCGCCGCAATCGCGCGGCGCATCGACGAGGCAGCCCGCTTCGCGCCGCTCGAGCAGCTCTGCGTCAGCCCGCAATGCGGGTTCGCCTCCACGGAGGAAGGCAACTTGCTGACGGAGGACGAGCAGTGGCGCAAGCTCGAGCTCGTGGTCGACGTGGCTCGGCGCGTCTGGGCCGACGCCTGA